In Hevea brasiliensis isolate MT/VB/25A 57/8 chromosome 13, ASM3005281v1, whole genome shotgun sequence, a single genomic region encodes these proteins:
- the LOC110647677 gene encoding glutamate decarboxylase → MVIASTIAADSDALLHSTFASRYVRAPVPRFKMPEKSMPKEAAYQVINDELMLDGNPRLNLASFVTTWMEPECNDLIMASMNKNYVDMDEYPVTTELQNRCVNMIAHLLHAPVGDDETAIGVGTVGSSEAIMLAGLAFKRKWQNKRKAEGKPYDKPNIVTGANVQVCWEKFARYFEVELKEVKLTEGYYVMDPVKAVEMVDENTICVAAILGSTLTGEFEDVKLLNELLTKKNEETGWNTPIHVDAASGGFIAPFVCPDLLWDFRLPLVKSINVSGHKYGLVYAGVGWVIWRAKEDLPEELIFHINYLGSDQPTFTLNFSKGSSQIIAQYYQFIRLGFEGYKRVIENCMENTRVLKEGLEKTGRFDIVSKDVGVPLVAFSLKDSSKYSVFDIAENLRRFGWIIPAYTMPADAQHIAVLRVVVREDFSRSLAERLVSHIEQVLKEMDSLPVHVSTTTATVREKLENTEGKKVVKKSEREIQEEITRYWRRLADGKRIGVC, encoded by the exons ATGGTCATCGCTAGCACCATTGCTGCCGACTCCGATGCGCTTCTGCACTCCACTTTTGCTTCCAGATATGTTCGCGCTCCTGTTCCAAG GTTTAAGATGCCAGAGAAGTCGATGCCCAAGGAAGCAGCGTATCAGGTGATCAATGATGAGCTGATGCTGGATGGGAATCCAAGGCTTAACTTGGCTTCTTTTGTCACCACTTGGATGGAGCCTGAGTGCAATGATCTCATTATGGCTTctatgaacaagaattatgttgaTATGGATGAGTACCCTGTTACCACTGAGCTCCAG AATCGGTGTGTGAATATGATAGCTCACCTGCTCCATGCTCCTGTTGGAGATGATGAAACTGCAATCGGCGTGGGGACTGTGGGATCATCAGAGGCAATAATGCTGGCTGGATTAGCTTTTAAAAGGAAGTGGCAAAACAAGAGAAAGGCAGAGGGCAAACCATATGATAAGCCCAACATTGTGACTGGAGCTAATGTGCAA GTCTGCTGGGAGAAATTTGCAAGGTACTTTGAAGTTGAACTAAAGGAGGTGAAGCTGACAGAGGGATATTATGTGATGGACCCTGTGAAGGCAGTTGAGATGGTGGATGAGAATACAATCTGTGTTGCAGCCATTTTGGGATCAACCCTGACAGGAGAGTTTGAAGATGTGAAGCTTCTTAATGAACTACTCACTAAAAAGAATGAGGAGACCGGATGGAACACCCCAATTCATGTTGATGCTGCCAGTGGAGGCTTCATTGCTCCTTTTGTTTGCCCAGATCTTCTATGGGACTTCCGTTTGCCATTGGTGAAGAGTATTAATGTAAGTGGGCATAAGTATGGCCTTGTTTATGCTGGTGTTGGTTGGGTCATCTGGAGAGCTAAAGAAGACTTGCCGGAGGAGCTTATATTTCACATTAACTACCTTGGATCTGATCAACCCACTTTCACTCTAAACTTCTCAAAAG GCTCTAGTCAAATTATTGCTCAATATTATCAGTTTATAAGGCTTGGTTTTGAG GGTTATAAGAGAGTCATTGAAAACTGTATGGAAAATACAAGGGTGCTGAAAGAAGGACTAGAGAAAACAGGGCGATTTGACATTGTCTCCAAAGATGTTGGTGTGCCTCTTGTTGCCTTCTCTCTCAAAGACAGCAGTAAATACAGTGTGTTTGATATAGCTGAGAATTTGAGAAGGTTTGGCTGGATTATTCCAGCATACACAATGCCGGCAGATGCCCAGCACATTGCTGTTCTTCGGGTTGTGGTCAGGGAGGATTTCAGCCGCAGTCTCGCAGAAAGACTCGTCTCGCATATCGAGCAAGTTTTGAAGGAAATGGACTCTCTTCCTGTCCATGTTTCCACCACAACTGCTACTGTTAGGGAAAAACTGGAGAACACTGAAGGGAAGAAGGTAGTTAAAAAGAGTGAGAGGGAGATACAGGAAGAGATCACTCGGTATTGGAGGCGACTTGCGGATGGCAAGAGAATTGGAGTGTGCTAG